The following proteins are co-located in the Castanea sativa cultivar Marrone di Chiusa Pesio chromosome 8, ASM4071231v1 genome:
- the LOC142608221 gene encoding uncharacterized protein LOC142608221 translates to MPRSPSTPRCSAYLSALSQEIEKKLQRALASRSQRPNLLQELFADIALEVDERARDIIRTREEDAISPAEDGIHGPLCFFDVLADYYVQEPESGQPILDLIVTLWSQSFACHIFTLLFHKWLFEVQLDNSEVLLRYSSALVQGATNVFWIDIQTNTRRFQSLFHYLLEEVALEPTRLNKIPMQAQRDLYLLLSRFIIFYNSVDKLESFLKHYPVFPNAFLVGGPADFFIIELADQLQKLKVEPVLLHYLSHIKALQGLELRMTTSTRLKTCLYSFTSPGGPMYPTRAVRHAAWNALDFLFPVGQYPRHLISLFFRLLYPWYWPSSCWNFIISCIKAVLYSLLRLVFSSWEKLKKPKEY, encoded by the exons ATGCCAAGAAGTCCCTCAACGCCTCGGTGCTCTGCTTATCTCAGTGCTCTCTCCCAAGAAATTGAGAAGAAACTCCAGCGG GCACTAGCTTCTCGTTCACAGAGACCTAACTTGTTGCAAGAGTTGTTTGCTGACATTGCTTTAGAGGTTGATGAGAGAGCAAGAG ATATAATCCGTACCAGAGAAGAGGATGCAATTTCTCCTGCAGAGGATGGTATCCATGGCCCATTATGCTTTTTTGATGTACTAGCTGATTATTATGTTCAGGAGCCTGAGAGTGGACAGCCTATCCTTGATTTAATTGTCACGCTATGGAGCCAATCATTTGCATGCCACATTTTTACGCTTCTGTTCCACAAATGG CTATTTGAAGTTCAACTTGACAATTCTGAAGTCCTCCTCCGTTACTCATCTGCTCTTGTTCAAGGTGCTACAAATGTTTTCTG GATTGATATCCAAACAAATACTCGGCGTTTTCAATCCCTCTTCCAT TACCTTCTTGAAGAAGTTGCGTTGGAGCCGACACGGTTAAATAAGATTCCCATGCAG GCCCAGAGGGATCTGTATCTTTTGCTCTCAAGATTCATAATCTTCTATAATTCAG TTGACAAGCTTGAAAGCTTCTTAAAGCACTATCCAGTTTTTCCAAATGCTTTCTTGGTTGGCGGTCCTGCCGACTTTTTCATCATTGAACTTGCAGATCAG CTTCAAAAGTTAAAGGTGGAACCAGTACTACTACATTACCTTTCACACATTAAAGCTCTGCAGG GCTTGGAACTAAGAATGACCACAAGTACAAGGTTAAAGACTTGTTTATACAGCTTCACATCTCCTGGTGGTCCAATGTATCCAACAAGAGCTGTTCGTCATGCTGCCTGGAATGcattagattttctttttcct GTTGGGCAATACCCTCGGCATCTTATAAGCCTGTTCTTCAGATTGTTATATCCATGGTATTGGCCCTCTTCTTGTTGGAACTTCATTATCTCTTGTATAAAGGCAGTACTGTATTCTCTGTTAAGGTTGGTGTTTTCTAGTTGGGAGAAGCTGAAAAAGCCAAAAGAATACTAA